The genome window GTCGTCACGCTGAAATAGCCCATCTCGCGCAATCTTAATGCTCAGCGGGGAGCTCGCGTACCAATCGTACGCGTCGCTCCCCGCTTTACATTAATCTCACGCAAGCTGAACTATTTCAGCAGTTACGAGAATGTGCAGGGTAGAAAGCTTAGAAACCCGGGTTCCGAATGGAATCCGGGTTTTTTCTTGTGGCTGCGCTGTGACGGGGGTAACCTATATAAAGTTGTGGCCAAAACGGAGGGGGAGAACATGCTCGAGAAGGCCGATCTCAAGAAACGCATCGACAAGGAAGAGTACGAGCAGCGCAAAAACGAGCTCACCGAGAAGCTCGTGCGTTTGCAGCAGCAGTGCATCCGCGAGAAGTTTCCCGTTGTCGTATGCGTGGATGGCTGGAGCGCATCGGGCAAGGGCACGAGCATCTCCAAGCTGGTAAAGGACCTCGACGCTCGTGCGTTCACCGTGTATTCGATGAACGACCCCACGGAAGACGAGTGCCGCTATCCGCTCATGAAGCGCTTCTGGGAGCGCATCGGCCAGTACGGCACCATGACCTTCTTCGATAAGAGCTGGTATTCCGAGATCATCAAGAACCTCTCGGGCATGATCAGCGGTGACAAGGGCTCCGCCCATCTGCCGCAGCCCAAGATTCGCGACCATGTCGATTACATCGTAAAGTCGCGCAATGGCCAGACGGGCCTGTTTGCCGAGTCCACCCAGATTCTCGAGGGGCAGCTTGTCGCCGATGGCTACCTCATTATCAAGCTGTTCTTCCATATCAGCAAAAAGGAGCAGACCAAGCGCATCGAGGCACTCGAGGCGGATAAGAACACTGCCTGGCGCGTCAACGACGAGGATCTCTACCAGAACAAGAACTACGACAAGATCTATCCCATCATCGACAAACTGCTCGAGCTCACCGATTCTGCCGATGCCCCGTGGCACATCATCGCCGCCGAGAATCGTCGCGTGCGTCGCATCGAGTTTCTCGAGACGCTTGTCACCGAGATTGAGGAGGGCCTCGCGCGTCACGTCAAGATGAAGGAAAACCCCGTCATCATTCCCGATGACTTTCCGCTTCCGCGCACGCGCCATGACCTCGTGAAGGTGCAGTCAGTCGAGGAGATTCGTCATGATCTCACGATTGATCCCGAGGAGTACCGTAGCGAGCTCAAGAAGGAACAGGAGCGTCTTGCCACCTTGCAGCTCGAGATGTACCGCAGGCAAATCCCTATGATGCTCGTGTTCGAGGGTTGGGACGCGGCCGGCAAAGGTGGTGCCATCAAGCGCATCGCCTCCGCCCTTGATGCCCGCGATTATCGCGTCGTTCCCTCCGGCGCGCCCACCAAGCCCGAAAAGGAGCATCCCTTCCTGTGGCGTTACTGGATCAACTTGCCCAAGAGCGGGCATACCGCAATCTACGACCGCTCCTGGTATGGCCGTGTCATGGTCGAGCGTGTGGAGGGCTTCTGCACCGATTCCGATTGGCGTCGTGCCTTCGAGGAAATCAACGATTTCGAATGGGAGATGTTCCGCACGGGCACGCTGCTTATGAAGTTCTGGGTTGACGTGAGCCAAGACGAGCAGCTCGCGCGCTTCGAGGCGCGCAAGAACGACCCGGACAAAGCCTGGAAGCTCACCGACGAGGACTGGCGCAATCGCGAGAAGTATCCGCAGTACTGCGTGGCCATCAACGACATGCTGCGCATGACCTCGACGTACTTCGCCCCTTGGAACATCATCGAGTCCGATGACAAGAAGTACGCGCGCATCAAGACGATCAAGGCCATCAACGCCGCAATTGAGGAGCGCCTGAAGCAGGACAAGAAGGACTAGGCAATGTCTCTGGTGGGAATCATCTCGGATACGCATGGGCGCATAAGCAATGAGGCGCTCGAAGCGCTCGCCGGGGTTGATTTCATCATCCATGCAGGCGATATCGGCTCTTTGGATGTCCTCATGGAACTCGAGGCGATAGCGCCTACCATCGCCGTGTTGGGTAACAACGACTATAACGTCGACTATGGTCCTGGCGTACACGAAAGCGCGACGCAGGTTATCGATGGTGTGAGGCTGTTCGTATCGCATTACCCTAGGGATGCCGAACGTGCAGCCGAGAGCGGGGAGTATGACCTGGCGATTCACGGCCATACGCACGTGCCGCGTGATGAGGTTCGTGGCAGCTGCCGCATCATCAATCCAGGCGGCGCCTTCCGACCGCGCTGTGGCTCCAAACGCAGTCTCGCACTCGTTGAGCTCGAGGACGGCAGGGTCGGCTCTGTGCAGAGTGTGACGGTGTAGCGCCTGCCGCGAAACGAGCTCCTGTGGTCGCAAGCTCGCCCAAGAAGCCACAATACATCATGTGTCAGAGGGTCTGACCCCTTGGCACATTCCTATTGCCAAGAAAGATGAAATGCGCATTGGGCCTGACTGACGTCTAAATAAACTCAGTTTTAAATAATAAATCACCTAAAACATACCGTTTACCGATAAATCGAGCGCGTTTGCGATTGTATTTGTCTTTAAACGACCACTCATCCAAAAACTTCTTGACCCCTTATACGCGCGCGCATATCCTCTCGCTCGTGTATCACCCGTTTTATAGCCTTATCGGACAACTATAAGGAGGATATAGTGCCGACTACCGTAACGTCCCAGGCCAACGTGTATCGCGATCGCCTCAGCTTCGCGAAGCTCCCGGAGGTCATGGACATCCCCAACCTGATCTCCATTCAGGTCGATTCGTTCAACAATCTGATGACCGAGGGCCTCGACGAGACCTTTGCGAGCATGTCTCCCATCGAGAACAGCGCGAAGACCCTCTGCGTCGAGTTCGGCGCTCACGAGTTTGGCGACCCCAAGCATTCTGTCGAGGAGTGCAAGAAGCGCGATATCTCGTATCAGGCCCCGCTCTTCGTCGACATCCGCTTCATCAACAAGGAGACCGGCGAGATGCAGGAGTCCAACGTCTTCATGGGTGATTTTCCGCTCATGACGAACCGCGGCACCTTCATCATCAACGGCACCGAGCGCGTCGTCGTCTCCCAGCTCGTCCGTTCCCCCGGCGTGTACTTCTCCGCCGAGCGTGACAAGACGAGCGACCGCACTATATACAATGCGAAGGTCATCCCCACGCGCGGCGCATGGCTCGAGTTCGAGACGGACAAGCGCGATGTGCTTTCCATCCGCATCGATCGCAAGCGCAAGCAACCCGCCACGCTTCTTCTGCGCGCACTCGGCATTGCCGAGACCCGCGACGAGATCATCGACCTGCTTGGCGATAGCGAGATGGTCGAGCGTACGCTCGAGAAGGACCCGTCATCCTCGCGCGAGGAAGCTCTCATCGAGCTCTACCGTCGCCTGCGTCCGGGCGAGCCGCCCACGGTCGACTCCGCACGCAGCCTGCTCGAGGGTCTGTTCTTCAACCCGCAGCGCTATGACCTCGCCAAGGTCGGCCGCTACAAGATCGACAAGAAACTCGGCATCGAGAGCGACTCCTCCACGCTCACGGTCGAGGACATTGTCACCGCGATGCGCTATATCATCAACCTCGCTCAGGGTAAGCCCGGCTACCAGATCGATGACATCGACCACTTCGGCAACCGTCGTATCCGCACGGTCGGCGAGCTCATCAAGAACCAGTTCCGCATCGGCATCAGCCGTATGGAGCGCGTCGTGCGCGAGCGCATGTCCACCTTCGACCCCGAGGACATCTCGCCGCAGTCGCTCATCAACATCCGTCCGATCGTCGCCGCGATCAAGGAGTTCTTCGGCTCCTCGCAGCTCTCGCAGTTCTTCGACCAGACCAACCCCGCCGCGGGCATCACGCACAAGCGTCGTCTGTCCGCACTCGGCCCGGGCGGTCTGTCCCGTGAGCGCGCCGGTTTCGAGGTTCGCGACGTCCACACCTCTCACTACGGTCGCATGTGCCCCATCGAGACGCCTGAAGGCCCGAACATCGGCCTCATCGGCTCGCTGGCAACCTATGCCCGCGTCAACGACTTCGGCTTCATCGAGACGCCGTACCGTCGCGTTGTTGATGGCAAGATCACCGATGACGTCGACTACCTGACCGCCGACGAGGAGGAGAACTACTCCATCGCCCAGGCAAACGAGCCCTTCGACCCCAAGACGCGCGTGTTCGGTTCCGTCGACGAGAAGACCGGCAAGTTCGTTGCCGCCAAGCGCGTCGTTTGCCGTACCAAGAACGCCGACGGCGTCTTCGGCGACCCCGAGGAAGTGCCCGTCGAGGACGTGCAGTACATGGACGTCTCCCCGCGCCAGATGAACTCGGTCGCAACCGCGCTCATTCCCTTCCTCGAGCACGATGACGCAAACCGCGCCCTCATGGGCTCGAACATGCAGCGTCAGGCCGTGCCGCTGCTTCGTCCGCAGGCTCCGCTCGTCGGCACCGGTATGGAGCACCGCATCGCCTCTGACTCCGGCGAGTTGCCCCTGGCCAAGCACGCCGGCACGGTCACCTACGTTGATGGCGCGCGCGTCGAGGTCACCAACGAGGACGGCGATGTCGACACCTATACGCTGCCCAAGTTCCAGCGCTCCAACCAGAGTGGCTGCATCAACTACAAGCCGCTCGTGAAGTACGGTGACGAGGTTCACGTGGGCGATGCCCTGGCCGATGGTCCCTCCACCGACCACGCCGAGCTCGCCCTGGGTCAGAACCTCATGATCGCCTACATGCCGTGGGAAGGCTACAACTACGAGGACGCCATCATCGTCTCCGAGCGCGTTGTCGCCGAGGACCTGCTCACGTCCATCCACATCTCCGAGCACGAGATCGACGCACGCGACACCAAGCTCGGTCCCGAGGAGATCACTCGCGAAATCCCGAACCTCTCCGAGGACATGCTCGGTAACCTGGATGCCGACGGTGTCATTCGCATCGGCGCCGAGGTGCATCCGGGCGACGTGCTCGTCGGCAAGGTCACGCCCAAGGGCGAGACCGAGCTTACCGCCGAGGAGCGCCTGCTGCGCGCCATCTTCGGCGAGAAGGCCCGCGAGGTTCGCGACACGTCCCTGAAGATGCCGCACGGTGCTTCCGGTCGTGTCATTGGCATCTCGCAGTTCTCGCGCGCTGCCGGTGACGAGCTTCCCCCGGGAATCAACGAGCTCGTGCGTGTCTACGTCGCGCAGAAGCGCAAGGTCCAGCAGGGCGACAAGCTCTCCGGCCGCCATGGTAACAAGGGCGTTATCTCCCTCGTTCTGCCGGTCGAGGATATGCCCTACATGGCAGACGGCACGCCCGTCGATGTCATCCTCAATCCTCTGGGTGTTCCCTCCCGTATGAACGTCGGTCAGCTGCTCGAGAACCACCTTGGCTGGGCCGCGCTCAACGGCTGGAGCGATGACCCCAAGAGCGACGAGCCGGTTGACGGTCCCTTCTTTGTGTCCACCCCGATTTTCGATGGTGCGACCGAGGAAGAGATCTCGGATGCCATCATCAAGAGCAACAAGAACCGCGTGAACAAGGCAAAAGCCCGCTACGGCGACATGTTCTACGAGCCGTTCGTCGCGCAGCTTTCCGCCACGGGCAAGGCCGACCTCTACGACGGCCGCACGGGCGAGAAGTTCCGCGAGCAGATCACCGTGGGCCAGACCTACATGCTCAAACTCTCGCATATGGTCGACGATAAGATCCACGCCCGCTCGACCGGTCCCTACAGCCTCATCACGCAGCAGCCGCTCGGCGGCAAGGCCCAGTTCGGTGGCCAGCGCTTCGGCGAGATGGAGGTTTGGGCCCTGTACGCATATGGTGCGGGCAACGTCCTGCAGGAGATCCTCACGGTCAAGTCCGACGACACGGCCGGTCGTGTCAAGGCATACGAGTCCATCGTCAAGGGCGAGAACATCCCCGCTCCCGAGCTGCCCGAGTCCTTCAAGGTGCTCGTCAAGGAGATGAAGTCCCTCGCACTCGACGTCGAGCTCATCGGTCGCGATGGCAAGGACGAGACCGCTGCTCTCACCGAAACCGTCGAGATTCTCGATGCAAGCAACGAGGTCGCCGAGGCTGGCGATTCCGGCATCGATCTGGATCTCGATGCGCTCGACATGCTCACCGACGGCATCGCCCAGATGAACGCGGGCGCCGATGACCTGCTCGGCATTCCCGAAGGCGGTGAGGAGCTTCTCGGTTCCTCCGTCTCCAACGGTGGCGACGAGGTCATGATTGGCGCTGCCACGCCCGTTGACGACGACGCTTCGGTCGATGTTGACGAGGGTCTGATCGGCGGCATCATCACCGAGGACAATCCGCTTCATGACGAAATCGAGGAGGCCCTCGAGGAGAAGATGGGCGAGACCGCGCTCGAGGAGGATCAAGACGAGTATATCGACGAAGCCGAGGAGCTCCTCGGCGATGCGTCGGCTGATCCCGGCATCGCGATTGACGTGAACGTGGATGAACAACCCGAGATGGACGACGACCCTGAAGGAGAGGAGTAGGCCATGACAATATTTGACGTCAATAACTTTGATGAGTTCCACATTGGCCTGGCAAGCGCCGAGAAGATCCGCTCCTGGTCGCATGGTGAGGTCAAGAAGCCCGAGACCATTAACTACCGTACCCTCAAGCCCGAGAAGGACGGTCTGTTCTGCGAGAAGATCTTTGGCCCGACCAAGGACTGGGAGTGCGCCTGCGGCAAGTACAAGCGCATCCGCTTCAAGGGCATCGTCTGCGAGCGTTGCGGCGTCGAGGTGACGCGCGCGAAGGTTCGCCGCGAGCGCATGGGCCATATCGAGCTCGCCGCGCCCGTGAGCCACATCTGGTATTTCAAGGGCAGCCCGAGCCGTCTCGGCTATCTGCTCGACATCTCGCCGAAGGACCTCGAGAAGGTTCTGTACTTCGCGAGCAACATCATCACCTGGGTCGACAAGGAGGCTCTGGCCGAGGACGCCGCCGAGCTCGAGGAAGAGCTCGCAGCCGGTCTCGAGGAGCTCGATTCCGAGCGTGACCGCCTCATCCAGATGACGCGTCACCAGTCGACCGAGTACTTTGACGAGAACGGCGAGCGCGAGTACGACGAGGAAGACCTCATGACCCCGGAAGAGGTCGAGGAGGAAATCGCCGACCTGCGCGAGGAGTTCGAGGAGCGCAAGGACCTGCGCACCGAGGCCTACGAGACCCTCATGCGCATCGAGCCCAAGATGCTCATCTCCGACGAGACGCTCTATCGCGAGCTGCGCCTCAACTATCGTGACTACTTCCGCGGTGGCATGGGTGCCGAGGCCGTACGCGACCTGCTCGGCGATGTCGATCTCGAGGCCACGGCCGAGGAGCTGCGCGAGATCATCGCGACCGGCAAGGGCCAGAAGCGCGCTAAGGCCGTCAAGCGCCTCAAGGTCGTCGAGGCCTTTATCCGCAGCAACAACGATCCGACGGATATGATTCTCGATGTCATTCCGGTCATCCCGCCCGACCTGCGCCCGATGGTGCAGCTCGACGGTGGCCGCTTTGCCACGAGCGACCTCAACGACCTGTATCGTCGCGTCATCAACCGCAACAACCGTCTCAAGAAGCTGCTCGACCTCTCGGCTCCCGACATCATCGTGAACAACGAGAAGCGCATGCTCCAGGAGGCCGTCGACGCCCTCTTCGACAACGGCCGTCGTGGCCGTCCCGTCGTGGGTCCGGGCAACCGTCCGCTCAAGTCGCTTGCCGACATGCTCAAGGGCAAGCAGGGCCGCTTCCGCCAGAACCTTCTGGGCAAGCGCGTCGACTACTCCGGTCGTTCGGTCATCGTCGTCGGCCCGCAGCTCAAGATTCACCAGTGCGGCCTTCCCAAGCAGATGGCTCTCGAGCTGTTCAAGCCCTTCGTCATGAAGCGCCTGGTCGAGCTCGAGCAAGCTGCCAACATCAAGGCCGCCAAGCGCATGGTCGATCGCGGCGCGTCACTCGTCTGGGACGTCCTCGAAGAGGTCATCACCGATCATCCCGTGCTGCTCAACCGCGCACCAACCCTGCACCGCCTCGGCATCCAGGCCTTCGAGCCCGTGCTCGTCGAAGGTAAGGCCATCCGTCTGCATCCGCTTGTCTGCACCGCGTTCAACGCAGACTTCGACGGTGACCAGATGGCCGTGCATGTGCCGCTGTCGAGCGAGGCGCAGGCCGAGGCCCGCGTGCTCATGCTGAGCTCCAACAACATCAAGTCGCCGGCACACGGCAAGCCGCTCACCATCCCGACGCAGGACATGATCATCGGTATCTACTACCTCACCGCCGCACGTGACGGCTTCGAGGGCGAGGGTCGCTGCTTCATGGACTTCAAGGACGCGCAGAACGCCTACGACGCCCGTGCCGATGTCGATCTGCAGGCCAAGATCTTCGTGCGCCTCAAGTACGACACCAAGGTCGAGACTTCCTATGGCGTCTACGAGGAGAAGAAGGCCGGCGAGCGCATCGAGACGACGATCGGCCGCATCATCTTCAACAGCGTGCTTTCCAAGGAGCATGCCTTCATCAACCATGGCATGGACAAGAAGGAAGTTGGTCGCCTCATCGAGGATTGCGCCAACACCTACAAGACGCCCGAGATGATGCAGATCCTCGATGGCCTCAAGGCCCTTGGCTTCCACTACGCGACGCGCGCTGGCGTTACCGTGTCCGTCTACGACGCGACGATTCCGCCGAACAAGGCAGACATCCTCGCCGAGGCCGACAAGAAGGTCGCCGCAGTCGAGGAAGACTACGAGATGGGCTTCATGAGCGCCGACGAGCGCCATCGTCAGATCGTCGAGATCTGGACCGTTGCCAACGAGGACGTCGGCAACGCCATGGCCGACAACTTCGACCACTTCAACCCGATCTACATGATGGCCTTCTCCGGTGCTCGCGGTAACATCAAGCAGATTCGCCAGCTCGCCGGTATGCGTGGCCTCATGGCTGACCCGAAGGGCGAGATCATCGACCGCCCGATCAAGGCGAACTTCCGTGAGGGCCTGACCGTTCTCGAATACTTCGTCTCGACGCACGGTTCTCGAAAGGGCATGGCCGACACCGCGCTTCGTACCGCCGACTCGGGTTACCTGACCCGTCGTCTGGTTGATGTCGCGCAGGACGTCATCATCCACGAGGAGGACTGCGGCACGAGCGATGGCATCGAGCAGTCCGTCATCAACCGCAAGGACGAGCCCGATACCAATCTCATCGGCCGCTGTCTGGCTGCCGATGCCGTCGATCCCGCCACGGGCGAGGTGCTGATTGGCGCAGGCGATTACATCGAGACCGCCGAGGAGCTCGATAAGCTCGCCAATGCCGGTGTCAAGACCGTGAAGATTCGCAGCCTCATGACCTGCCATGCGCATTCGGGCGTGTGCCAGAAGTGCTACGGCTTCGATCTGGCCGCCGGCCGTCCGGTCAACCTGGGCACCGCTGCCGGCATCATCGCCGCACAGTCCATCGGCGAGCCGGGCACCCAGCTCACGATGCGCACCTTCCACTCCGGCGGTGTCGCGGGCGAGGACATCACGCAGGGTCTTCCGCGTGTTACCGAGCTTTTCGAGGCACGCAAGCCCAAGGGTCTCGCCATCCTGGCCGAGATTTCCGGCACGCTGCAGATCTCCGCGACCAAGGACAGCCGTACGCTCACCATCCACAACGAGGATGGCGAGGTGCGCGAATACCAGACGGGCGCACGCGCACAGCTCATGCCGGGCGTCTCCGACATGTGCACCGTCGAGGTCGGCCAGCAGCTCACCAAGGGTTCCATCGATCCGCACGAGCTTCTGCGTCTCACCGATGTCAATACGACGCTGCGCTACATCGTTGACCAGGTCCAGGACGTGTACACGTCTCAGGGCGTCGACATCAACGACAAGCACGTTGAGGTCATTGCGCGCCAGATGCTGCGCAAGGTGACGGTCACCGACCCGGGCAGCTCCAAGTTCTTGCCGGGTGCCCAGGTCAACCGTTACGAGTTCGAGGAGGAGGTCGACCGCATCATGCTCGAGGGCGGCGATGTGCCCACCGCACGTCCGCTCATCCTCGGTATCACGAAGGCCTCGCTGGCCACGGATTCGTTCCTGTCGGCTGCTTCGTTCCAGGAGACCACCAAGGTGCTGACCGATGCCGCGATCGAGGGCAAGGTCGACAAGCTCCAGGGCCTCAAGGAGAACGTCATCATCGGCAAGCCCATTCCCGCGGGCACCGGCCTCAAGCGCTATCGCGACTTGCAGCTCACCTACAAGGGCGAGCGCATCGACCGCAGTGGTTCGAGTGCCGATCGTCTGCCCGACTGGGCCCCCGAAGAGCTCCGCGAGACCGAGAGCCTGCTGCCGCAGCCGCAGGAGTGGGCCATCAACGGCGAGGAGTACCTGGGCGGCGCTCCGGGCGATATGTCGATGTTCCTCAATGGCGGCTACCTCGGCGGCCGTGGACCGCAGCTTGCACCCGAGCTTGCCAAGCTGTATCTCTTCGACGACCTGGGTGTCAGCCAGCGCTGGGCCAACAAGTTCAGCGAGGCCGGCATCGAGATGGTCGGCGACCTTGTCGGCAAGACCGAGGACGAGCTGTTCCGCATCGAGGGCATTGGCGTCAAGGCGATCGAGGAGCTCAGGGCTGGTCTCGAGGCACGCGACTTGCTCTACATCCTCGACGATCCCAAGAAGAACGACGAGCCGGAC of Coriobacteriia bacterium contains these proteins:
- the pap gene encoding polyphosphate:AMP phosphotransferase, which produces MLEKADLKKRIDKEEYEQRKNELTEKLVRLQQQCIREKFPVVVCVDGWSASGKGTSISKLVKDLDARAFTVYSMNDPTEDECRYPLMKRFWERIGQYGTMTFFDKSWYSEIIKNLSGMISGDKGSAHLPQPKIRDHVDYIVKSRNGQTGLFAESTQILEGQLVADGYLIIKLFFHISKKEQTKRIEALEADKNTAWRVNDEDLYQNKNYDKIYPIIDKLLELTDSADAPWHIIAAENRRVRRIEFLETLVTEIEEGLARHVKMKENPVIIPDDFPLPRTRHDLVKVQSVEEIRHDLTIDPEEYRSELKKEQERLATLQLEMYRRQIPMMLVFEGWDAAGKGGAIKRIASALDARDYRVVPSGAPTKPEKEHPFLWRYWINLPKSGHTAIYDRSWYGRVMVERVEGFCTDSDWRRAFEEINDFEWEMFRTGTLLMKFWVDVSQDEQLARFEARKNDPDKAWKLTDEDWRNREKYPQYCVAINDMLRMTSTYFAPWNIIESDDKKYARIKTIKAINAAIEERLKQDKKD
- a CDS encoding metallophosphoesterase, which encodes MSLVGIISDTHGRISNEALEALAGVDFIIHAGDIGSLDVLMELEAIAPTIAVLGNNDYNVDYGPGVHESATQVIDGVRLFVSHYPRDAERAAESGEYDLAIHGHTHVPRDEVRGSCRIINPGGAFRPRCGSKRSLALVELEDGRVGSVQSVTV
- a CDS encoding DNA-directed RNA polymerase subunit beta', encoding MTIFDVNNFDEFHIGLASAEKIRSWSHGEVKKPETINYRTLKPEKDGLFCEKIFGPTKDWECACGKYKRIRFKGIVCERCGVEVTRAKVRRERMGHIELAAPVSHIWYFKGSPSRLGYLLDISPKDLEKVLYFASNIITWVDKEALAEDAAELEEELAAGLEELDSERDRLIQMTRHQSTEYFDENGEREYDEEDLMTPEEVEEEIADLREEFEERKDLRTEAYETLMRIEPKMLISDETLYRELRLNYRDYFRGGMGAEAVRDLLGDVDLEATAEELREIIATGKGQKRAKAVKRLKVVEAFIRSNNDPTDMILDVIPVIPPDLRPMVQLDGGRFATSDLNDLYRRVINRNNRLKKLLDLSAPDIIVNNEKRMLQEAVDALFDNGRRGRPVVGPGNRPLKSLADMLKGKQGRFRQNLLGKRVDYSGRSVIVVGPQLKIHQCGLPKQMALELFKPFVMKRLVELEQAANIKAAKRMVDRGASLVWDVLEEVITDHPVLLNRAPTLHRLGIQAFEPVLVEGKAIRLHPLVCTAFNADFDGDQMAVHVPLSSEAQAEARVLMLSSNNIKSPAHGKPLTIPTQDMIIGIYYLTAARDGFEGEGRCFMDFKDAQNAYDARADVDLQAKIFVRLKYDTKVETSYGVYEEKKAGERIETTIGRIIFNSVLSKEHAFINHGMDKKEVGRLIEDCANTYKTPEMMQILDGLKALGFHYATRAGVTVSVYDATIPPNKADILAEADKKVAAVEEDYEMGFMSADERHRQIVEIWTVANEDVGNAMADNFDHFNPIYMMAFSGARGNIKQIRQLAGMRGLMADPKGEIIDRPIKANFREGLTVLEYFVSTHGSRKGMADTALRTADSGYLTRRLVDVAQDVIIHEEDCGTSDGIEQSVINRKDEPDTNLIGRCLAADAVDPATGEVLIGAGDYIETAEELDKLANAGVKTVKIRSLMTCHAHSGVCQKCYGFDLAAGRPVNLGTAAGIIAAQSIGEPGTQLTMRTFHSGGVAGEDITQGLPRVTELFEARKPKGLAILAEISGTLQISATKDSRTLTIHNEDGEVREYQTGARAQLMPGVSDMCTVEVGQQLTKGSIDPHELLRLTDVNTTLRYIVDQVQDVYTSQGVDINDKHVEVIARQMLRKVTVTDPGSSKFLPGAQVNRYEFEEEVDRIMLEGGDVPTARPLILGITKASLATDSFLSAASFQETTKVLTDAAIEGKVDKLQGLKENVIIGKPIPAGTGLKRYRDLQLTYKGERIDRSGSSADRLPDWAPEELRETESLLPQPQEWAINGEEYLGGAPGDMSMFLNGGYLGGRGPQLAPELAKLYLFDDLGVSQRWANKFSEAGIEMVGDLVGKTEDELFRIEGIGVKAIEELRAGLEARDLLYILDDPKKNDEPDASQLLEMLFSPEDAMYMGADVPQSYSADPDDFIGTTSQRHSSSDEDVLNELLGAMSDSGFGITDEETERLENTQDDDGLIG